Proteins encoded in a region of the Populus nigra chromosome 3, ddPopNigr1.1, whole genome shotgun sequence genome:
- the LOC133690238 gene encoding probable WRKY transcription factor 49 has product MEEVIKSSTWFDHESEDELVRELLDDESPFFFLPKEKNQSKPSPTNEQTINQLISKVYSGPTIQDIENALSMSSREDQSQAVSQARISLLQKGSSKMENNKYTLKLKRCGNGMADDGYKWRKYGQKSIKNSPHPRSYYRCTNARCSAKKQVERCSEDPDTLVITYEGLHLHFAYPYFLSNQPEHGDPPSKKPRGTISEAEFQAHATQRTPEQAQEYSAHVTSPGSLPSTSTADDYVHESGLEAIGPQGLLEDVVPSMVRNPSNYNVSSNSSSSSYRSPPASPPSSLSWSPSHSFFDIALDTSIA; this is encoded by the exons ATGGAAGAAGTAATAAAGAGTAGTACATGGTTTGATCATGAGAGTGAAGATGAGCTTGTCAGAGAGCTTCTTGATGATGaatctcctttctttttcttgccgAAGGAGAAAAACCAATCCAAACCAAGTCCTACGAATGAACAAACTATTAACCAGCTCATATCCAAAGTCTACTCAGGCCCAACAATCCAAGATATTGAGAATGCTTTATCGATGTCAAGCAGAGAAGACCAATCCCAAGCAGTTTCACAAGCCAG aatttcaTTGTTGCAAAAGGGTTCGAGTAAGATGGAGAACAACAAGTACACTCTAAAACTGAAGAGATGTGGCAATGGGATGGCTGATGATGGTTATAAATGGAGGAAATATGGGCAAAAATCTATCAAGAACAGCCCACATCCTAG AAGCTATTATAGGTGCACGAACGCACGGTGCAGTGCAAAAAAGCAGGTGGAAAGGTGCAGCGAGGATCCAGACACACTCGTCATCACTTACGAAGGACTCCATTTACACTTTGCATACCCATACTTCTTATCGAACCAGCCAGAGCATGGTGATCCACCTTCCAAGAAGCCTAGAGGAACCATTTCAGAAGCCGAGTTCCAGGCCCATGCAACCCAACGAACACCAGAACAAGCCCAAGAGTACTCGGCACATGTCACCAGTCCTGGGTCCCTGCCTAGCACCAGCACAGCTGATGATTACGTGCATGAATCGGGTTTGGAAGCAATAGGTCCTCAAGGGTTGCTTGAAGATGTGGTGCCTTCTATGGTTCGAAATCCATCAAACTACAACGTGTCTTCAAATTCCTCATCTTCATCTTACCGTTCTCCGCCTGCCTCACCACCTTCCTCCCTGTCTTGGTCTCCTTCCCATTCATTTTTCGATATTGCCTTAGATACTAGCATCGCATGA